The Cyclopterus lumpus isolate fCycLum1 chromosome 3, fCycLum1.pri, whole genome shotgun sequence genome includes the window tcGCCTCCGTGGCTGGCGACTCCGACAGCGGCGTCCACAAGCGGACAGTAACGTGCTATCAGTGCAGCCTGTGTCCCTTTCTCTCCCAAACGCTGCCTCTGCTCAAAGAGCACCTGAAGCAGCACAACGAGCAGCACAGCGACCTCATCCTCATGTGCTCCGAGTGCCGCTTCACATCCAGGGACCAGGGACAGCTGGAGGCCCACGTCCGGCTGCACATCGACACTGTTAAGGAGGAGGTTTTGGAAACTCAGGACGGCGACTGGAGCAGCGTAGGCAGCGTGGCAACCGAGGCGATCGGAAGCTCGTTGGACGGTTCCAGGGAGCTGccgcagaagaagaagtggtACAGCTACGAGGAGTATGGCTTGTACCGCTGCCTGATCTGCAGCTACGTGTGCAGCCAGCAGCGGATGCTCAAGACCCACGCCTGGAAGCACGCCGGCCTGGTCGACTGCTCCTACCCCATCTTCGAGGACGAGGACGGGTCCGCCGCGAGGAGAGAGGCACCGACCGCAGCCAATGCGCCGGCGACGACCCGGGAGGATCTAGTCGTTCTGTCCCCGGTCCTTCAAGAGAAAAGCCTACAGAAGTTGCCCACCGCTTTCAAGCTCCAGCTCTGCGTGCCGATGGCTGCCGAGAGCAAACGCGACGCGCCGAGTCGTCCGGTTTCTGATCTCAGCGGAAGActaaagatggaggaggaggagtacccCATCAAGGACCTGACCTCGGAGGAGCCCGTGATAGAGGTGCAGGTGACGACGGAGGCAGAGTCCGAGGTGGAGACCGACAGTCCCCATCACGGTACATCGATAACGGACAGCTTACTGTCGTCGGCTCAGAAGATCATCAACAGTGGCCCCAACGGCGCCGGCCACATCAACGTGATCGTGGAGCGGCTCCCTTCAGCCGAGGATGCGGTTATGGCGACAAACCCGATGCATCTCGGCCCGGACGTGGACAGGGACAAGAACTTAGGGGGTGCCGAAGAGGTAGAAGAGCGGGCCCGCGCCAGAGCTGCAGAGGGTGAGACTGAGGCGGTCGACATTGAGCCCTCTGTGGTTACCGGCTCTCCACGGGATGAGAATATTCCCCCGGCCGGTCGAACACGGACACATTCGGAGTCCCTCCGCCTGCACTCTCTGGCGGCCGAGGTCCTGGTCGCTATGCCCATGAGGACCTCCGAGCTCCCCCCCTCCAGCACCAAGGTAAGTCTGAAGACCATCACAGCCCAGGCACAGAGCCCCAGCTCATGCCAGAGACTCGTAGAGGCTGGGCAGAGGGTATCCGACACAGAGACAACAGCCGCTCTGCTGGACCTGGAGCTCCACGGCGAGGGCAGAGAGGAAGATTTGGGGTCCCTGTGTCTGGGGGAGGGGGACGAGGAGGGCCCCGCCACCAAAGCCGGCATCAGCCTGTCGCTGCTAACCGTCATCGAGAGGCTCCGAGAGCGCTCGGACCAGAACGCCTCAGATGAGGACATCTTAAAAGAGCTTCAGGACAATGCGCAGTTCCAAAACGGGGCTGTGGTTGCGGCGAACGGCGCCGGGGGCTATATGTGCGGCATCCCGGGAATGGACGGGCTGGTCGCGTCCGACGCAGATGGCGGCGGCGGCCTCATAGACTACATCCCCGGAATCGAGCGTCCGTACCGCTGTCGCCTGTGCCGCTACAGCAGCGGCAACAAGGGCTACATCAAACAGCACCTGCGGGTGCACAGGCAGAGGCAGCCGTACCAGTGTCCCATCTGCGAACACATCTCCTCGGACAGCAAGGACCTGGAGACCCACATGATCCACCACTGTAAGACCAGGATGTACCAGTGCAAGCAGTGCCCTAACGCCTTCCACTACAAGGTGAGGACACGTCAACactcaacattttaaattgtatattataatgCTTTTCAGAGGGACgttgtttatttattccccAGTAAATGCAACACTGACAGTCGGGCTCACTCGTACCACCGTTTAACAGTTTCCAAGCAGTCCCGGTCAGCAGTGTAAACTTCTCCACCATGAACAGAGTAACACATACTTTTCACAATGGGATTTGCTCCTTTAAGCTATCACTATGTTAAGCTATCAACTATCGCCTTTAAAGCCTAACAGTTCATGTATTTGCAGGTCAAGAC containing:
- the znf507 gene encoding zinc finger protein 507 → MEEVSNVAVLITHSPAPSSSTPSALGSLSQSRTRQDGEGGTSQGFQQKQAADSLIQVIEKLSKIVEKRPQRRCTLAGQKRAPSAGGGVEEEGMRGSRGGSPFRKMKRGCKGQPSAEEEVQLDGGCAALSLPVPGDGNNNSLASVAGDSDSGVHKRTVTCYQCSLCPFLSQTLPLLKEHLKQHNEQHSDLILMCSECRFTSRDQGQLEAHVRLHIDTVKEEVLETQDGDWSSVGSVATEAIGSSLDGSRELPQKKKWYSYEEYGLYRCLICSYVCSQQRMLKTHAWKHAGLVDCSYPIFEDEDGSAARREAPTAANAPATTREDLVVLSPVLQEKSLQKLPTAFKLQLCVPMAAESKRDAPSRPVSDLSGRLKMEEEEYPIKDLTSEEPVIEVQVTTEAESEVETDSPHHGTSITDSLLSSAQKIINSGPNGAGHINVIVERLPSAEDAVMATNPMHLGPDVDRDKNLGGAEEVEERARARAAEGETEAVDIEPSVVTGSPRDENIPPAGRTRTHSESLRLHSLAAEVLVAMPMRTSELPPSSTKVSLKTITAQAQSPSSCQRLVEAGQRVSDTETTAALLDLELHGEGREEDLGSLCLGEGDEEGPATKAGISLSLLTVIERLRERSDQNASDEDILKELQDNAQFQNGAVVAANGAGGYMCGIPGMDGLVASDADGGGGLIDYIPGIERPYRCRLCRYSSGNKGYIKQHLRVHRQRQPYQCPICEHISSDSKDLETHMIHHCKTRMYQCKQCPNAFHYKSQLRSHERERHSFNGDTVALTPVTETASMVEEAERVTDEECGLQKMYKCDVCDYTSSTYVGVRNHRRIHNSDKPYRCCSCDFATTNMNSLKSHMRRHPQEHQAVQLLEQYRCSLCGYVCSHPPSLKSHMWKHAGDQNYNYEQVNKAINEAISQSSRAPQKLSAVLESVAEPPAVAPPSKDKSQASVEPLATTTPGIAADSSAAMLTDHAHWPGGSPSSQGKEPPQPQSQSRTGHAALGPGMEYCVLLFCCCICGFESTSKERLMEHMKEHEGDIISIILNKEQQQQQQAEAQTAE